In Micromonospora sp. WMMD980, the following are encoded in one genomic region:
- the nadC gene encoding carboxylating nicotinate-nucleotide diphosphorylase, translating into MIESTVRALRDGGLDPDRVRQVVVDALGEDLGPDFLDVTSVATVPDDQRDTADVVAREDGVVAGLPVAAAVFELVGEVTGSGRTVAVSLVAHDGRRVARGDVLATVTGPTRLLLTAERTALNLLSRMSGVATHTRAWADALAGTKAMVLDTRKTTPGLRALEKYAVRAGGGTNKRMGLHDVAMIKDNHKLAAGGIAPAFRRVRAAFPDVPVQVEVDTLAEAVEAVEAGAGFLLLDNMTPAQLREVVAVVGDRAELEATGGLTLPVAAEYGATGVDFLSVGALTHSSPILDIALDLRDN; encoded by the coding sequence ATGATCGAGTCGACGGTGCGGGCGCTGCGGGACGGGGGCCTGGATCCGGACCGGGTCCGGCAGGTCGTGGTCGACGCGCTGGGCGAGGACCTGGGCCCGGACTTCCTCGACGTCACGAGCGTGGCCACCGTTCCCGACGATCAGCGGGACACCGCCGACGTGGTGGCGCGCGAGGACGGGGTGGTGGCCGGGCTGCCGGTGGCCGCCGCCGTGTTCGAGCTGGTGGGCGAGGTGACCGGCAGCGGGCGTACGGTCGCGGTGTCGCTGGTGGCCCACGACGGCCGGCGGGTGGCGCGCGGCGACGTGCTGGCCACCGTGACCGGGCCGACCCGGCTGCTGCTCACCGCCGAGCGGACGGCGCTCAACCTGCTCTCCCGGATGTCCGGGGTGGCGACCCACACCAGGGCCTGGGCGGACGCGCTGGCCGGCACGAAGGCGATGGTGCTGGACACCCGGAAGACCACGCCGGGGCTGCGCGCGCTGGAGAAGTACGCGGTCCGGGCCGGCGGCGGCACCAACAAGCGGATGGGCCTGCACGACGTCGCCATGATCAAGGACAACCACAAGCTGGCCGCCGGTGGGATCGCACCGGCGTTCCGGCGGGTCCGGGCGGCGTTCCCGGACGTGCCGGTGCAGGTCGAGGTGGACACGCTCGCCGAGGCGGTGGAGGCGGTCGAGGCCGGAGCGGGTTTCCTGCTGCTGGACAACATGACCCCGGCGCAGCTGCGTGAGGTGGTGGCCGTGGTGGGCGACCGGGCGGAACTGGAGGCGACCGGTGGGCTGACCCTGCCGGTGGCTGCCGAGTACGGGGCCACCGGCGTGGACTTCCTCTCGGTCGGCGCGCTCACCCACTCCTCGCCCATCCTCGACATCGCCCTCGACCTGCGCGACAACTGA
- a CDS encoding IS701 family transposase, with protein MARVAGRFVRAEPRRTAGQFVEGLLSGVERKTCWSLAERAGHEDPQAMQRLLRTAVWDADGVRDDVRAWLIEQLGHPDAVLACDETGFLKKGLCSVGVQRQYTGTAGRVENSQVGVFLAYVSPEGRAMIDRRLYLPETTWCQQPDRLAAAGVPDQVGFATKPALARQMIAAALDAGVPFGWVTGDEVYGADPGLRADLEHRGIGYVLAVGCDRRVHINDGRTLIRVDDLADRIPTAEWQLHSCGPGAKGPRDYLWAWITTATSPVEHRWLLIRRNRTTGELAFYLCWSPRPVPLHTLVTMAGSRWSIEELFQTGKGQVGLDHYQVRGWAGWHRFITLAMLALAVLTIIAAQQPDTDPEIIALTVAEIRRLLNAFVLAVTLPPAHTLHWSIWRRTSQARARRAHYQRRQAK; from the coding sequence GTGGCGCGTGTCGCTGGCCGGTTCGTGCGGGCGGAGCCCCGTCGGACCGCCGGGCAGTTCGTGGAAGGGCTGTTGTCGGGCGTGGAACGCAAGACCTGCTGGTCGCTTGCGGAACGGGCGGGTCACGAGGATCCACAGGCGATGCAGCGGCTGCTTCGCACGGCGGTGTGGGACGCCGATGGCGTCCGCGACGACGTTCGGGCCTGGCTGATCGAGCAGCTCGGGCACCCCGACGCGGTGCTGGCCTGCGACGAGACCGGGTTCCTGAAGAAGGGTCTGTGCTCGGTCGGGGTCCAGCGGCAGTACACCGGCACCGCCGGACGTGTCGAGAACAGCCAGGTCGGGGTGTTCCTGGCCTACGTCTCGCCCGAGGGGCGGGCGATGATCGACCGTCGGCTCTACCTGCCCGAGACGACCTGGTGTCAGCAGCCCGACCGCCTCGCCGCCGCCGGCGTCCCCGACCAGGTCGGGTTCGCCACGAAGCCTGCCCTCGCCCGGCAGATGATCGCCGCCGCGCTGGATGCCGGAGTCCCGTTCGGGTGGGTGACCGGCGACGAGGTCTACGGCGCCGATCCCGGCCTACGCGCTGACCTCGAACACCGCGGGATCGGCTACGTTCTGGCCGTCGGCTGCGACCGACGCGTGCACATCAACGACGGTCGCACCCTGATCCGCGTCGACGACCTCGCCGACCGGATCCCCACCGCCGAGTGGCAACTGCATAGTTGCGGGCCGGGAGCGAAAGGTCCCCGCGACTACCTGTGGGCCTGGATCACCACCGCCACCAGCCCCGTCGAGCACCGGTGGCTGCTGATCCGCCGCAACCGCACCACCGGTGAGTTGGCCTTCTACCTGTGCTGGTCACCCCGCCCCGTCCCGCTGCACACCCTCGTCACCATGGCCGGCTCCCGCTGGAGCATCGAAGAGCTGTTCCAGACCGGCAAAGGCCAAGTCGGCCTCGACCACTACCAGGTCCGCGGCTGGGCCGGGTGGCACCGATTCATCACCCTGGCCATGCTCGCCCTGGCCGTCCTGACCATCATCGCCGCCCAGCAGCCCGACACCGACCCGGAGATCATCGCGCTGACCGTCGCCGAGATCCGCCGACTCCTCAACGCCTTCGTTCTCGCCGTGACGCTCCCACCCGCGCACACCCTGCACTGGTCGATCTGGCGACGAACATCCCAAGCCCGAGCCCGACGGGCCCACTACCAGCGCAGACAGGCGAAGTGA
- a CDS encoding type III pantothenate kinase yields MLLCIDIGNTNTVLATFDGDKLVHSWRIKTDARSTADELGLMFRGLLAGDAVEITGVAACSTVPAALRSLRTMLGRYYADLPSVIVEPGVRTGVQLAIDNPKEVGADRVVNTLAAYTLYGGPSIVVDFGTTTNFDVISDRGEFLGGAFAPGIEISFDALAARAAQLRKVEATRPRSVIGKNTVECLQSGLYFGFAGQVDRIVERMSDELGEVKAVIATGGLASLVLGECRTITHHEPMITLIGLRMVYDRNT; encoded by the coding sequence GTGCTGCTCTGCATCGACATCGGAAACACCAACACCGTGCTGGCGACCTTCGACGGCGACAAGCTGGTGCACTCCTGGCGGATCAAGACCGATGCCCGTTCCACCGCGGACGAGCTGGGCCTGATGTTCCGCGGGCTGCTGGCCGGTGACGCCGTGGAGATCACCGGGGTGGCCGCCTGCTCGACCGTGCCGGCCGCACTGCGCTCGCTGCGCACCATGCTGGGTCGCTACTACGCCGACCTGCCGAGCGTGATCGTCGAGCCGGGCGTCCGCACCGGGGTGCAGCTCGCCATCGACAACCCGAAGGAGGTGGGCGCGGACCGGGTGGTGAACACGCTCGCCGCGTACACGCTCTACGGCGGGCCGTCGATCGTGGTGGACTTCGGCACCACCACGAACTTCGACGTGATCAGCGACCGGGGCGAGTTCCTCGGCGGGGCGTTCGCGCCGGGCATCGAGATCTCGTTCGACGCGCTGGCCGCCCGCGCCGCGCAGTTGCGCAAGGTGGAGGCCACCCGGCCGCGCTCGGTGATCGGCAAGAACACCGTCGAGTGCCTCCAGTCCGGCCTCTACTTCGGCTTCGCCGGCCAGGTGGACCGGATCGTCGAGCGGATGTCCGACGAGTTGGGCGAGGTCAAGGCGGTGATCGCCACCGGCGGCCTGGCCTCGCTGGTGTTGGGCGAGTGCCGCACGATCACCCACCACGAGCCGATGATCACCCTGATCGGCCTGCGGATGGTCTACGACCGGAACACCTGA
- a CDS encoding class I SAM-dependent methyltransferase: MTDPTAALSFGAAAAEYDRFRPRYPEAALRWALDGLPAPARVVDLGAGTGILTRDLTALGHHVVPVEPDPGMRAQLAAATPGTTALAGSAESVPLPDGGADAVLAGQAYHWFDRERAHAEVARVLRPGGTFAPVWNVRDERVGWVAELTRIAHLDHNAGDVIDRYADFGPAFIPVQVGEFDHATTLTPDELVAMLHTRSYWLTATPAERARVDGGLADLLATHPELAGRDAVELPYRTVVLRARRY; this comes from the coding sequence ATGACCGACCCCACTGCGGCGCTCTCGTTCGGCGCCGCCGCCGCCGAGTACGACCGGTTCCGGCCCCGCTATCCCGAGGCGGCGCTGCGCTGGGCACTGGACGGGCTGCCCGCCCCGGCCCGGGTGGTGGACCTCGGCGCCGGCACCGGCATCCTCACCCGCGACCTGACCGCGCTCGGGCACCACGTCGTACCCGTCGAGCCGGATCCGGGAATGCGGGCGCAGCTGGCCGCCGCCACGCCGGGCACGACGGCGCTCGCCGGCAGCGCGGAGTCGGTGCCGCTGCCGGACGGCGGCGCGGACGCGGTGCTGGCCGGTCAGGCCTACCACTGGTTCGACCGGGAGCGGGCACACGCGGAGGTGGCCCGGGTGCTGCGCCCCGGCGGGACGTTCGCGCCGGTGTGGAACGTCCGCGACGAACGGGTCGGCTGGGTGGCGGAGCTGACCCGGATCGCCCACCTCGACCACAACGCCGGTGACGTGATCGACAGGTACGCCGACTTCGGTCCCGCCTTCATCCCGGTCCAGGTGGGCGAGTTCGACCACGCCACCACGCTCACGCCGGACGAGCTGGTGGCGATGCTGCACACCCGCTCCTACTGGCTCACCGCCACCCCGGCCGAGCGGGCCCGGGTCGACGGTGGGCTGGCCGACCTGCTCGCCACCCACCCGGAGTTGGCCGGCCGGGACGCCGTCGAGCTGCCCTACCGCACCGTCGTGCTGCGGGCGCGCCGGTACTGA
- the lysS gene encoding lysine--tRNA ligase produces the protein MTEQNALPTDPADDLPEQMKVRREKRDRMLAEGVEPYPVGFPRTTTLAKLRERYADLPTDTATGDRASVTGRVIFIRNTGKLCFATLRDGDGTELQAMLSLDRVGPERLADWKRLVDLGDHVGVTGEVITSRRGELSVLADEWAVTAKALRPLPVAHKPLSEESRVRQRYVDLVVRPQARQMVRTRAAAVRSLRDTLHSRDFVEVETPMLQLLHGGAAARPFVTHSNALDTDLYLRIAPELFLKRAVVGGVDRVFEINRNFRNEGIDSSHSPEFAMLETYEAYGDYDTMAELTRNLVQRAAIAVAGSTTVTHADGQEFDLGGEWRSVTLFGVLSEALGEEVTVRTERSRLVEYADKVGLSVDPKWGPGKLAEELFEELVVPSLQAPTFVRDYPEETSPLTRAHRAEPGLAEKWDLYVLGFELGTAYSELVDPVVQRERLVAQAQLAARGDDEAMRLDEDFLRAMEYGMPPAGGMGMGIDRLLMALTGLGIRETILFPLVRPE, from the coding sequence GTGACCGAGCAGAACGCCCTGCCCACCGACCCCGCCGACGACCTTCCCGAGCAGATGAAGGTCCGCCGGGAGAAGCGGGACCGAATGCTCGCCGAGGGCGTCGAGCCGTACCCGGTCGGCTTTCCGCGGACCACCACGCTCGCGAAGCTCCGCGAGCGCTACGCCGACCTGCCCACCGACACCGCCACCGGCGACCGGGCCTCGGTCACCGGTCGGGTGATCTTCATCCGCAACACCGGCAAGCTCTGCTTCGCGACCCTGCGCGACGGTGACGGCACCGAGTTGCAGGCGATGCTCTCGCTGGACCGGGTCGGGCCGGAGCGGCTGGCCGACTGGAAACGCCTGGTGGACCTCGGTGACCACGTCGGGGTGACCGGTGAGGTGATCACCAGCCGTCGCGGCGAGCTGTCGGTGCTGGCCGACGAGTGGGCGGTGACCGCCAAGGCGCTGCGCCCGCTGCCGGTGGCCCACAAGCCGCTGAGCGAGGAGTCCCGGGTCCGCCAGCGCTACGTGGACCTGGTGGTCCGCCCGCAGGCCCGGCAGATGGTCCGCACCCGGGCCGCCGCGGTGCGCAGCCTGCGCGACACCCTGCACTCCCGGGACTTCGTCGAGGTCGAGACGCCGATGTTGCAGTTGCTGCACGGCGGCGCGGCGGCCCGCCCATTCGTGACCCACAGCAATGCGCTCGACACCGATCTGTATCTGCGAATCGCGCCGGAACTGTTTCTCAAGCGGGCGGTCGTCGGTGGCGTGGACCGGGTCTTCGAGATCAACCGCAACTTCCGTAATGAGGGCATCGACTCCTCGCACTCGCCGGAGTTCGCGATGCTGGAGACCTACGAGGCGTACGGCGACTACGACACGATGGCCGAGCTGACCCGAAATCTCGTGCAGCGGGCCGCGATCGCGGTCGCCGGCTCGACGACCGTGACGCACGCCGACGGCCAGGAGTTCGACCTGGGCGGCGAGTGGCGTTCGGTGACGCTGTTCGGTGTTCTTTCCGAAGCGCTCGGTGAGGAGGTCACCGTCCGCACCGAAAGGTCACGCCTGGTGGAGTACGCGGACAAGGTCGGCCTCTCCGTCGACCCGAAGTGGGGGCCGGGCAAGCTGGCCGAGGAGTTGTTCGAGGAACTGGTGGTGCCGTCGTTGCAGGCGCCCACGTTCGTCCGCGACTACCCGGAGGAGACCAGCCCGTTGACCCGGGCGCACCGCGCCGAGCCGGGGCTGGCCGAGAAGTGGGATCTCTACGTGCTGGGATTCGAGCTGGGTACCGCGTACTCCGAGCTGGTGGACCCGGTGGTGCAGCGGGAGCGGCTGGTGGCCCAGGCGCAGCTCGCGGCGCGCGGCGACGACGAGGCGATGCGTCTCGACGAGGACTTTCTCCGGGCGATGGAGTATGGAATGCCGCCGGCCGGTGGGATGGGAATGGGAATCGACCGGCTGCTGATGGCGTTGACCGGCCTGGGAATTCGGGAAACCATCCTGTTCCCGTTGGTCCGCCCCGAGTAG
- a CDS encoding Lsr2 family protein, translated as MAKQIIHKLVDDLDGGDADETVKFALDGVQYEIDLSASNAEKLRGEFAQYIAHGTKVGRGGVVVGGRAARGRGGATADREQNRAIREWAKKAGKDISDRGRIPQEIVDEYHAKAGH; from the coding sequence GTGGCCAAGCAGATCATTCACAAGCTGGTCGATGACCTGGACGGCGGGGACGCTGACGAGACTGTCAAGTTCGCGCTCGACGGCGTGCAGTACGAGATCGACCTGTCGGCCTCCAACGCCGAGAAATTGCGCGGCGAATTCGCGCAGTACATCGCGCACGGCACGAAGGTCGGTCGTGGTGGAGTGGTGGTGGGCGGCCGGGCCGCGCGTGGCCGGGGCGGCGCGACCGCGGACCGGGAGCAGAACCGGGCCATCCGCGAGTGGGCCAAGAAGGCCGGCAAGGACATCTCCGACCGGGGCCGGATCCCGCAGGAGATCGTGGACGAGTACCACGCGAAGGCGGGGCACTGA
- a CDS encoding ATP-dependent Clp protease ATP-binding subunit, with the protein MFERFTDRARRVVVLAQEEARMLNHNYIGTEHILLGLIHEGEGVAAKALESLGISLEGVRQQVEEIIGQGQQAPSGHIPFTPRAKKVLELSLREALQLGHNYIGTEHILLGLIREGEGVAAQVLVKLGADLNRVRQQVIQLLSGYQGKEPAAAGAAPGEAAPSTSLVLDQFGRNLTQAAREGKLDPVIGREKEIERVMQVLSRRTKNNPVLIGEPGVGKTAVVEGLSQKIIKGEVPETLKDKQLYTLDLGALVAGSRYRGDFEERLKKVLKEIRTRGDIILFIDEIHTLVGAGAAEGAIDAASILKPMLARGELQTIGATTLDEYRKHLEKDAALERRFQPIQVGEPSLAHTIEILKGLRDRYEAHHRVSITDAALVAAATLADRYISDRFLPDKAIDLIDEAGARMRIRRMTAPPDLRDFDERIAQVRRDKESAIDAQDFERAAQLRDKEKQLLGQKAQREKEWKAGDLDVVSEVDDEQIAEVLGNWTGIPVYKLTEEETSRLLRMEDELHKRVIGQEDAVKAVSKAIRRTRAGLKDPKRPSGSFIFAGPSGVGKTELSKALAEFLFGSEDALIQLDMSEFHDRYTVSRLVGAPPGYVGYDEGGQLTEKVRRRPFSVVLFDEIEKAHPDVFNTLLQILEDGRLTDGQGRIVDFKNTVIILTTNLGTRDVAKAVSLGFQQSEDSESNYDRMKQKVNDELKQHFRPEFLNRIDDTIVFHQLRENEILQIVDIMIQRIEGQLRNKDMGLELTDNAKKYLAKKGFDPVLGARPLRRTIQRDIEDNLSERILFNELTPGQIVVVDCEGDPENIDKSKLVFRGADRPDAVPDAVPADLGAAATGADDTAA; encoded by the coding sequence ATGTTCGAGCGGTTCACCGACCGAGCGCGACGGGTTGTCGTCCTGGCCCAAGAAGAGGCCCGGATGCTCAACCACAACTACATCGGCACGGAGCACATCCTGCTGGGCCTGATCCATGAGGGTGAGGGCGTGGCGGCGAAGGCCCTGGAGAGCCTGGGCATCTCGCTGGAGGGTGTGCGCCAGCAGGTCGAGGAGATCATCGGCCAGGGCCAGCAGGCGCCGAGCGGGCACATCCCGTTCACGCCGCGGGCCAAGAAGGTGCTGGAGCTGTCGCTGCGTGAGGCGCTGCAGCTCGGCCACAACTACATCGGCACGGAGCACATCCTGCTGGGCCTGATCCGCGAGGGCGAGGGCGTGGCCGCCCAGGTGCTGGTCAAGCTCGGCGCCGACCTCAACCGGGTCCGCCAGCAGGTGATCCAGCTCCTCTCGGGTTATCAGGGCAAGGAGCCGGCCGCCGCCGGTGCCGCGCCCGGCGAGGCCGCGCCGTCGACCAGCCTGGTGCTGGACCAGTTCGGCCGGAACCTCACCCAGGCCGCCCGCGAGGGCAAGCTCGACCCGGTCATCGGGCGCGAGAAGGAGATCGAGCGGGTCATGCAGGTGCTGTCCCGCCGCACCAAGAACAACCCGGTGCTGATCGGTGAGCCCGGCGTGGGTAAGACCGCCGTGGTCGAGGGGCTGTCCCAGAAGATCATCAAGGGCGAGGTGCCCGAGACGCTGAAGGACAAGCAGCTCTACACGCTCGACCTCGGTGCTCTGGTCGCCGGGTCGCGTTACCGGGGCGACTTCGAGGAGCGCCTGAAGAAGGTGCTCAAGGAGATCCGCACCCGCGGCGACATCATCCTGTTCATCGACGAGATCCACACCCTGGTGGGTGCGGGCGCGGCCGAGGGCGCGATCGACGCCGCCAGCATCCTCAAGCCGATGCTGGCCCGTGGTGAGCTGCAGACCATCGGCGCCACCACGCTCGACGAATACCGCAAGCACCTGGAGAAGGACGCCGCGCTGGAGCGTCGTTTCCAGCCGATCCAGGTGGGTGAGCCGTCGCTGGCCCACACCATCGAGATCCTCAAGGGCCTGCGGGACCGTTACGAGGCGCACCACCGCGTCTCGATCACCGACGCCGCTCTCGTGGCCGCCGCAACTCTGGCCGACAGATACATCTCCGACCGCTTCCTGCCGGACAAGGCGATCGACCTGATCGACGAGGCCGGCGCCCGGATGCGGATCCGTCGGATGACCGCGCCGCCAGACCTGCGCGACTTCGACGAGCGCATCGCCCAGGTGCGCCGCGACAAGGAGTCCGCGATCGACGCGCAGGACTTCGAGCGGGCCGCCCAGCTCCGCGACAAGGAGAAGCAGCTCCTCGGTCAGAAGGCCCAGCGCGAGAAGGAGTGGAAGGCCGGTGACCTGGACGTCGTCAGCGAGGTCGACGACGAGCAGATCGCCGAGGTGCTCGGCAACTGGACCGGCATCCCGGTCTACAAGCTGACCGAGGAGGAGACCTCGCGCCTGCTGCGCATGGAGGACGAGCTGCACAAGCGCGTCATCGGGCAGGAGGACGCGGTCAAGGCGGTCTCGAAGGCGATCCGGCGGACCCGTGCGGGTCTGAAGGACCCGAAGCGCCCGTCCGGCTCGTTCATCTTCGCCGGCCCGTCCGGTGTCGGTAAGACCGAGCTGTCCAAGGCCCTCGCGGAGTTCCTGTTCGGCAGCGAGGACGCCCTGATCCAGCTCGACATGTCCGAGTTCCACGACCGCTACACGGTCTCCCGGCTGGTGGGTGCCCCTCCCGGTTACGTCGGCTACGACGAGGGCGGGCAGCTGACCGAGAAGGTGCGCAGGCGGCCGTTCTCGGTGGTCCTCTTCGACGAGATCGAGAAGGCCCACCCGGACGTGTTCAACACGCTCCTGCAGATCCTGGAGGACGGTCGTCTCACCGACGGTCAGGGCCGGATCGTGGACTTCAAGAACACGGTCATCATCCTGACCACCAACCTGGGCACCCGCGACGTGGCGAAGGCGGTGTCGCTGGGCTTCCAGCAGTCGGAGGACTCCGAGTCGAACTACGACCGGATGAAGCAGAAGGTCAACGACGAGCTCAAGCAGCACTTCCGGCCCGAGTTCCTCAACCGCATCGACGACACGATCGTGTTCCACCAGCTGCGGGAGAACGAGATCCTGCAGATCGTGGACATCATGATCCAGCGGATCGAGGGCCAGCTCCGCAACAAGGACATGGGTCTGGAGCTGACCGACAACGCCAAGAAGTACCTGGCGAAGAAGGGCTTCGACCCGGTGCTGGGCGCGCGGCCGCTGCGTCGCACGATCCAGCGCGACATCGAGGACAACCTGTCCGAGCGGATCCTGTTCAACGAACTGACCCCCGGTCAGATCGTCGTGGTCGACTGCGAGGGCGACCCCGAGAACATCGACAAGTCCAAGCTCGTCTTCCGGGGCGCGGACCGGCCGGACGCCGTGCCGGACGCGGTCCCCGCGGATCTCGGCGCCGCCGCCACCGGCGCGGACGACACCGCGGCCTGA
- a CDS encoding A/G-specific adenine glycosylase yields MTEPTFATQVSRWYQRNARDLPWRHPGIGAWAILVSEVMLQQTPVVRVVPAWEAWLARWPEPRALAEDTPAEAIRMWGRLGYPRRAVRLRECAVAIVERHGGVVPDRLEQLLALPGVGTYTARAVAAFAYGQRHPVVDTNVRRVVCRAVAGEPDAGPTTRPADLVATEELLPDEPAAAALASAAFMELGAVVCTARAPRCAVCPVEASCAWRASGQTAPEGPSRRPQRYAGTDRQVRGLLLGVLRDATGPVPHQRLDQVWHDDVQRARALAGLVTDGLVEPVGPESFRLAGDGPPVPLP; encoded by the coding sequence ATGACTGAACCCACCTTCGCCACCCAGGTCAGCCGGTGGTACCAGCGCAACGCCCGCGACCTGCCGTGGCGGCACCCCGGCATCGGCGCGTGGGCGATCCTGGTCAGCGAGGTCATGCTCCAGCAGACGCCGGTGGTGCGGGTGGTGCCGGCGTGGGAGGCGTGGCTGGCCCGCTGGCCGGAGCCGCGCGCGCTGGCCGAGGACACCCCGGCCGAGGCGATCCGGATGTGGGGCCGGCTCGGCTACCCCCGCCGGGCGGTACGCCTGCGCGAGTGCGCGGTGGCGATCGTCGAACGGCACGGCGGCGTGGTGCCCGATCGGCTGGAGCAGTTGCTGGCGCTGCCCGGGGTCGGCACGTACACGGCCCGGGCGGTGGCGGCGTTCGCGTACGGGCAGCGGCATCCGGTTGTCGACACCAACGTGCGGCGGGTGGTGTGCCGCGCCGTCGCCGGCGAGCCCGACGCCGGGCCGACCACCCGTCCGGCCGATCTGGTCGCCACCGAGGAGCTGCTGCCCGACGAGCCGGCCGCGGCGGCCCTGGCGAGCGCGGCGTTCATGGAACTCGGTGCGGTCGTGTGCACCGCGCGCGCCCCGCGCTGCGCGGTGTGCCCGGTCGAGGCGAGCTGCGCGTGGCGGGCGTCCGGTCAGACCGCGCCGGAAGGCCCCAGCCGCCGTCCGCAGCGCTACGCCGGGACCGACCGGCAGGTACGCGGCCTGCTGCTCGGTGTGCTGCGGGATGCCACCGGGCCGGTGCCGCACCAGCGACTGGACCAGGTCTGGCACGACGACGTGCAGCGGGCCCGGGCCCTGGCCGGCCTGGTCACCGACGGCCTGGTGGAACCGGTGGGCCCGGAGTCCTTCCGCCTCGCCGGCGACGGCCCACCCGTCCCCCTCCCCTGA
- a CDS encoding ACT domain-containing protein, giving the protein MNELAITVIGRDRPGIVADVAEVLAGLGANLTDSTMTRLRGHFAMTLICVGPAAADVEAAFAPLAADGHLLATVRAVTPDGASEPAGEPYVLAVHGADRMGIVAAMTRVLADAGGNVTDLSTRLTGSLYVVVAEVELPPGSSDEVAGRLTRAAADLGVGVSLRPADSDLL; this is encoded by the coding sequence ATGAACGAGCTCGCGATCACCGTCATCGGCCGGGACCGGCCGGGCATAGTGGCCGACGTCGCGGAGGTCCTCGCCGGGCTCGGCGCGAACCTCACCGACTCGACGATGACCCGGCTGCGGGGGCACTTCGCCATGACCCTGATCTGCGTGGGGCCGGCCGCCGCCGACGTCGAGGCCGCGTTCGCCCCGCTCGCCGCCGACGGGCACCTGCTGGCCACGGTGCGCGCCGTCACCCCGGACGGCGCCAGCGAGCCGGCCGGCGAGCCGTACGTGCTGGCGGTGCACGGCGCCGACCGGATGGGCATCGTGGCGGCGATGACCCGGGTGCTGGCCGACGCGGGTGGCAACGTGACCGACCTGAGCACCCGGCTGACCGGCTCGCTCTACGTGGTGGTCGCCGAGGTGGAGTTGCCGCCGGGCAGCTCGGACGAGGTGGCCGGCCGGCTCACCCGTGCCGCGGCGGACCTGGGCGTCGGCGTCAGCCTCCGCCCGGCGGACTCGGACCTGCTGTGA
- a CDS encoding peptide deformylase: MTGPEYAGLGGWTPEKLGVPGEVRAVVAAPEPVLSRPGPEVDPTSAEVVRLAADLVATMRVSPGCVGLAAPQVGVSAQVFAVDVTGHPKAVTVHGTFVLCNARVVEASRWKAGREGCMSVPDLTGDVKRASRLVVEGVLPGSGEPVRLVTDGFEARALQHEIDHCAGLLFLDQVAGAHAVYQRKVYL, from the coding sequence GTGACCGGCCCGGAATACGCGGGCCTGGGCGGCTGGACGCCGGAGAAGCTGGGCGTCCCGGGCGAGGTGCGCGCGGTGGTCGCCGCTCCGGAGCCGGTGCTGAGCCGGCCCGGTCCCGAGGTCGACCCGACCTCGGCCGAGGTGGTGCGCCTGGCCGCCGATCTGGTGGCCACCATGCGGGTCTCCCCAGGCTGTGTGGGCCTGGCGGCGCCGCAGGTCGGGGTGAGCGCACAGGTGTTCGCGGTGGACGTGACCGGGCACCCGAAGGCGGTCACCGTGCACGGCACATTCGTGCTCTGCAACGCCCGGGTGGTGGAGGCGAGCCGGTGGAAGGCAGGCCGGGAGGGCTGCATGTCGGTGCCGGACCTGACCGGTGACGTGAAGCGGGCCAGTCGCCTGGTGGTGGAGGGCGTGCTCCCGGGGAGCGGGGAGCCGGTCCGGCTGGTTACCGACGGTTTCGAGGCGCGCGCTCTCCAGCACGAGATCGATCATTGCGCCGGCCTGCTCTTCCTGGACCAGGTCGCCGGCGCGCACGCCGTCTACCAGCGCAAGGTCTACCTCTGA